Below is a genomic region from Pseudomonadota bacterium.
TCAATTTCACCGGCGTGGGACTCAAGACACTAGCTTTCTTAATCCCCGCCCAGACTTTATCAAAACCGTCAAACCCGGTGATTTCCTTAAAACGTTTCTTCTTCAGAGTATCCAGACTGATATTAAAGGTTCTCACCCCGGATTCAACCAGTTGCCCGGCATATTCCTCAAGGAGCAAGCCGTTGGTGGTCAGTCGGATATCCTCAAGTCCGGGGATGGCGTTGATCTTTCTGATGAATTCGATCACTCCCTTCCTGAGCAGGGGTTCGCCGCCGGTGAGTCTGACTTTCCGGATACCCATCTGCACGGCAATCGCCACTATCCGGTACAATTCCTCATAGGACAGCAGTTCGGTTGTGGATAATTTCGGAAAATTCGTCTCACCGACGCAATAGGAACATCTGAAATTGCATTGATCGGTTATTGAAATGCGCAGATAACTTATGGCCCGCTGGAAACCATCGAATAATTCGCGCTTTTTATCGGCCATTATTTCAGACACGCTATGCGGAACCGGTTCAACATGGGATTCTGATTGATGTGTAACAGTCATTGGGATAAAAAATATTTCAATTAACCTATGGTGTGCTTCGTGAGTTCGCCTAAAAAATGGACAGAAAAGAAATATAATTGTAAGTTCGCAATAACCTTTCGTCAATAAGCTAACGCCTGGGAAGAGAATTTAATTCCTTCCCCAACAAAACAAAGATCTAACATGCTCACCCTTGGAATAGAAAGCTCCTGTGATGAAACTGCTGCAGCCGTCCTCAAAGACGGTGAAATATTGCTGTCCAACGTAATAAATTCACAGATACTGACCCATGAAATATATGGCGGCGTTGTCCCGGAACTCGCCTCCCGCAAGCATGTTGAAAATATTTATGCAGTGGTCCGGGAAGCGTTGTTGCAGGCAAAAACCGATCTGGGCGAAATAGACCTGATCGCCGCAACTCAGGGACCGGGCCTTGTGGGCTGCCTGCTGGTGGGGCATTGCTTTGCAAAAACCCTTTCCTATGTAAAAAATATTCCCTGTATTGGCGTGGATCACATAACCGGGCACCTGCTCTCCGTTTTTCTGGAGGCGGAAAAACCCCAATTTCCCTATATCGCCCTGGTTGCCTCAGGCGGCCATTCCAGTATCTTTCACGTAACCGACCCCACCACTTTCACCCTCCTGGGCCGGACCCGGGATGATGCCGCAGGGGAGGCCTTTGACAAGGTTGCAAAACTGCTTGGGCTTGGTTATCCAGGCGGGCCTGCTGTCAGCCTGCAGGCGCAGTCCGGCAATCCTGCCGCCATAGATTTCCCGCGCGCCATGTCTGAAAAGGACAATTTTGATTTCAGCTTCAGCGGACTCAAAACCGCCGTTGCAAATTATGTGTACCAGCAAAATAAAAAAGAAGCCGGGATAAATATCGCTGATGTCTGCGCCTCCTTCCAGGAAGCGGCGGTGGACGCGCTTGTGGAAAAAACGATTAATGCCGCACTTCACAATAAAATAAACAATGTTGTTCTTGCCGGCGGTGTAGCTTCCAATCCCCGACTCCGTGAGCGTTTCAAAGACCGGGGAAAGGCCTGCGGCATGGATATTTTCATTCCATCTCCGGACTATTGCACGGACAATGCCGCAATGATCGCCTTTGCCGGATACCAACGGTTTCTTGCAGGAAAAGCCGACACCCTGGATACGGATGTCTATTCAAGATCCCCTTTCCTTATTTTTCCCTGAGACTCCCCAATGATCGAACCTCGTCGGACATTACGATATTACAAGCTCAAATTCATACGCCTCAAGGGTGACCCGGCCTCATTGGCCAGGGGTGTGGCACTGGGCGTCTTTATCGGCATCACACCCACCATCCCCCTGCACATGACCATGATCATCGCCTTTTCCTTTGTATTCCGGAGCAGCATTATAGCCGGGATTCTTGCGTCATGGGTTGTCAGCAATCCCTTGACATTCCTGCCCCAGTATTATCTTTCCTGGAAAATAGGCGGTTTCTTTTCCCCCCATGATCTGTCCTGGGACAGGATACAATCAGTGATGGACGTCATCTCCACCCACCCCGGCTTTTCAGAGACCATGAAAACCCTTGGTCAACTTGGTTTAGAAACAATTCTTGCCATGATTCTTGGCGGCTGCATCCTGGCAGCACCATTCACCATTGCCTCGTATTTTGCCTCGTATAAATTTTTTACCGGTGTCCAGAAAAAAAGAATGGCAAAAAGAGCTGCCCGACAAGGAAACGGAAATCATGTCCTCTGAGCATAATATCAAAGAGATTCTCAAAAAACATAACCTGGCGGCAAATAAGAAACTGGGCCAGAATTTTCTGGTCAACCCCAACACCTCATTGCGCATTGTTGAAAAATCAGGAATCAGCCCGGATGATGTGATTATTGAACTCGGTGTTGGCTTCGGAACTTTGACTACTCATATTGCCCAAAAGGCCAGACAGGTAATCGGCATTGAGATTGATTCCGGATTTATCGAATGGCACCGGAAGGAAAAAATGCTTCCGGAAAATGTAACCCTCATTCACCAGGATCTGCTGAAATCGGATTTCAGGGAAATTTCCAATGATATCGGTGCGCCGTTAAAAATAATTGCCAACCTGCCCTATTCCATTTCCAACCCGCTGCTTTTCAAACTCGTTGACCACCGGGATATCATGGACTGGGCAGTGCTGATGCTGCAAAAGGAGGTGGCCCAGCGCCTCACTGCCAAGCCGGGAACCAAGGAGTACGGCGTGCTGTCGGTATTGCTCGGCTCCTGCGCCCAGGTGGAAACCTTGATGAATATCGGCCCCGGACAATTCCATCCGCGGCCAAAGGTCGATTCGCAGGTTGTGCGAATTTCCTTTGATCGGTCATTGGCAAAAATCAAAGCACTCCCCGAATTTGACTTTGCGCTTTTCAAATCCATCGTCAACCGTGCATTTCAGCAACGCCGCAAGACCTTGCTCA
It encodes:
- the tsaD gene encoding tRNA (adenosine(37)-N6)-threonylcarbamoyltransferase complex transferase subunit TsaD, with product MLTLGIESSCDETAAAVLKDGEILLSNVINSQILTHEIYGGVVPELASRKHVENIYAVVREALLQAKTDLGEIDLIAATQGPGLVGCLLVGHCFAKTLSYVKNIPCIGVDHITGHLLSVFLEAEKPQFPYIALVASGGHSSIFHVTDPTTFTLLGRTRDDAAGEAFDKVAKLLGLGYPGGPAVSLQAQSGNPAAIDFPRAMSEKDNFDFSFSGLKTAVANYVYQQNKKEAGINIADVCASFQEAAVDALVEKTINAALHNKINNVVLAGGVASNPRLRERFKDRGKACGMDIFIPSPDYCTDNAAMIAFAGYQRFLAGKADTLDTDVYSRSPFLIFP
- a CDS encoding DUF2062 domain-containing protein, with amino-acid sequence MIEPRRTLRYYKLKFIRLKGDPASLARGVALGVFIGITPTIPLHMTMIIAFSFVFRSSIIAGILASWVVSNPLTFLPQYYLSWKIGGFFSPHDLSWDRIQSVMDVISTHPGFSETMKTLGQLGLETILAMILGGCILAAPFTIASYFASYKFFTGVQKKRMAKRAARQGNGNHVL
- the rsmA gene encoding ribosomal RNA small subunit methyltransferase A, with protein sequence MSSEHNIKEILKKHNLAANKKLGQNFLVNPNTSLRIVEKSGISPDDVIIELGVGFGTLTTHIAQKARQVIGIEIDSGFIEWHRKEKMLPENVTLIHQDLLKSDFREISNDIGAPLKIIANLPYSISNPLLFKLVDHRDIMDWAVLMLQKEVAQRLTAKPGTKEYGVLSVLLGSCAQVETLMNIGPGQFHPRPKVDSQVVRISFDRSLAKIKALPEFDFALFKSIVNRAFQQRRKTLLNALSSGFPALSKIEITGLLEESQISPQIRAEKLTVDDYLRITQAFLKSLNQ